A single Lolium perenne isolate Kyuss_39 chromosome 6, Kyuss_2.0, whole genome shotgun sequence DNA region contains:
- the LOC127321200 gene encoding uncharacterized protein has product MEHLARAPAPRFRMYCLTAEGMYFKITVTLRASRVEKWIRAVKRDFLDATPIKFVGLDYEFTNPREGNQRAVILQLLVATENLIFQICWADEVPQVLEDF; this is encoded by the coding sequence ATGGAGCACCTCGCACGCGCCCCGGCTCCTCGATTTCGGATGTACTGCCTCACGGCCGAAGGGATGTACTTCAAGATCACTGTCACTCTCCGTGCATCAAGGGTGGAGAAGTGGATCCGCGCCGTCAAAAGGGACTTTCTCGACGCCACACCAATCAAGTTTGTCGGCTTGGACTACGAGTTCACCAACCCTCGCGAGGGTAATCAGCGCGCCGTCATCCTTCAACTCTTGGTGGCGACCGAGAATTTGATCTTCCAGATTTGTTGGGCTGATGAAGTGCCAcaagttctcgaggatttctag